DNA sequence from the Azospirillum thiophilum genome:
ATCGGCAGTCGGGCGAAAGACTTGCACGACCTTGCGTCCGGCCAAGACTTTCCCTGCCGGGCGCTGTTCCGGCAGGCTGGGACGAAGTGCCGAGAGGAGTGTGCCGATGATTCTCATCGACACACTATTCCTACAAGCAAAAATAGCGTCAAGCCGGGAAAGAGGCGAGGGATAGGGCGACCAGACATGCCAGAGTTGGCAATAGCGTGCCCTTATCCTCGCCGATCGCCCGATCCTCGACGCCGGTCGCCGACCGGGCAGTTCATCTCCTGCAAGTGGGCTCTCAACCGGCCCGCATGCGGTCGACCAGACTGTCGACCTGCGAGCCGAGCGAGCGCACCTCGTCCGCCACGGTGGACGACGCGGTCAGCACACGATTGGCAGACTCGCCCGATTCAGCGGCGGCACGGGCCACCGAGTCGATGTTGCGGCGCACATGCTGGGTGCCGTCGGCGGCCTCGCCGACATTGCGGGCGATCTCGCGGGTGGCCGCGCTCTGCTGCTCGACGGCGGCGGCGACCGTGGCGGCGATCTCGTTGATCTCGCGAATGGTGCCGGCAATGGAGCGGATGGCGTCCACCGCATCCTGCGTCACCGCCTGCATCGCCTGGATCTGGCTGGAGATTTCCTCGGTCGCCTTGCCGGTCTGGTTGGCGAGGCTCTTCACCTCGCTCGCCACCACGGCGAAGCCCTTGCCGGCCTCTCCCGCCCGCGCCGCCTCGATGGTGGCGTTCAGCGCCAGCAGGTTGGTCTGGCTGGCGATGTCGTTGATGAGGTTGACCACCTCGCCGATCTTGTTGGCGCTCTGCGACAATCCCTCGACCGTGCGATCGGTGCGTTCGGCCTCGTCGGCCGCCTTGCGGGCGATGCGGCTGGAGGTGTGGACCTGCGAGCCGATCTCCTGGATGGAGGCCGACAGTTCCTCGGTCGCGGCGGCCACCGCCTTGACGCTGCCTTCGGCCTGCTGGGAGGTGCTGGCGGCGGTCGAGGCCTCGCCGGTGGTGGCCTCGGCGTTGCGGCTCATGCGCTGGGCCATGTCCTGCATCTCTCCGGCGGCGCGGGCGACACGGTCGAGCACGCCGCGGACGCTGCTCTCGAAACTCTCCGCCATCTCGACCATGGCGCGACGGCGTTCGCCGGCGGCACGGCTGCGTTCGGTCTCGGCCCGGGCGTTGGCGGCGTTCGCCTCGTTGGCGGTGTCGCGGAAGACCATCAGGGCACGGGTCATGTCGCCGATCTCGTCCGTCCCGGCGACGGGGATCGGCGCGTTGAGGTTGCCGCCGGCAATCGCCCGCATGGCGTCCGACAACTGGCCGATGCGGGCGACGATGTTGCGGCCGACCACGAACCAGGCCAGCGCGGCGGCACCGACCAGGCTGGCGGCGGCGAACAGGATCAGCATCATCCGGCCGGTGGCCAGCGCATCGGTCGCCCCGGCGGCGGCGGAATCCGCCTCCTTCTTCATCGCCAGGATCTGGCCGTCGATCATGCCGGCGAACTCCTGGGCGATCTGGCGGTTCTCGGCCAGGATCAGCTCGTTCTCGTCGACCGCCTGCAACTCCGACCGGCGCAGCGCGAACAGGCTGGACTCGCCCATGCCGAAGCCGATCAGGGCTTCGGCACTGCGGACCAGCTTCGGCAGCCCGTCGTCGCCGACCGACTGCAAAGCCTTCAACCGCTCCGTCATCGCCTTGGCGGCGGCGGCGTAGCGCGCCTCCAGCGTCGCCAGCCGATCCTCCGTCGGGGCCTGCGTCGCCTCGTTCAGGGCACCGACGGTGGCGGCTGCGTAGGTCGACAGCTCCAGATATGTCCGGAAGCGGGCCAGCCCGTCGCCCAGCAGATCCTGCATCGAATCGCGGGTCTGCGAGCGGATGTTGACGCTGGACAGCTTGATCTCGGCCTTCAGCCGCATCAGCGGCGATTCCATCTGGTCCAGCAGCGCCGCCTGCTTGCGCGCCGCCTCGGCCAGCACATCGGCGATCTTCTGGCGGATGGTGGCGCGCTCGCCGCTGTCCGCCGGCAGTTCCAGCGCCTTGCGGCGCAGGTCGAACACCCCGTCGGCACCGTCGCCCAGCAGGAAGAAGGCGTCGAGCCCGTCGGAGGTCTCCTTGCTCAGGCGGCTGCCCACCTGCGCGGTGGCGCTGACCATGCGGGCGGCGGCTTCCAGATAGTTTTGCTGGTGCTGGGTGACGGCGAAGGCGGTCTCGGCGCCGCCGGCGCGGGTCAGCGCCTCGGACGAAACGCTGAGGTCGCCGCGCACCTCATACATGGTGATCAGCGAGCGCACAGCGTCCCCCAGCGCGTTCATGTCGCGCTCGGTGCTGGTGTCCAGCGTCTCGCCCTTGCCGCGCAGGGTCGCGCCGGCCCGGTCGGTCAGCGGCGTCAGGGCGGCCAGGAAGGCGTCGTAGGAGGTCGCCAGCCCGACGCCCTTTTCCTCGCGGGTGTCGCGAACGGACAGGCGGCGTTCGACGGCAGCGTTCTCCTTGTCCAGCGTGGCGACCAGCGCCTGGGTCTTGGCCCGCAGATCCGGGATGCGCGCATCGCCGGGGCGGCGGCCGCCAAGCTCGTCCACCAGGGCGGCCAGCGTCTTGGCGCTGCCCATGATCTGGCGGTAGGCGCGCTCGCGCTCGGCCTGGGTTTCGGCGGAGTCCAGCACCGGAGCGGCGGCGGCGATGCCGCTGCTTTCGCCGGACAGGCGCTTGGCCAGCTCCATTTCCGGCAGGCCGGTGCCGACGATCTGTGTCAGCGGCGCCTCCACCGCCGAGAAGGAGGTCAGGCCGACGCCGCTGGCCGCGACCGTCATGCCCGCCATGCCGGCGAAAGCCATCAGGAGCTTGCCGCGCACGCCCAGGCGGCGGCCGCGCGGTTGGCCGTGTGTCTCGCCATACTGCCGACCCGGCATCGTCGTATCGTCGCGGTCGTCGATCGTCATGCTGCGCCCCTAACCTCCCGGAAAAAGTGACCGACCTGGCTTGCCGCCCCTTGTGTCTTCGTCGGGTGTGTTTGCGTTCGCCTGCAGGCACCCGGATCGGCCCCGCCGCGGCCGCTCCCCCTCCCCCAAGGGATTGATTCGGTTCCGCACTGCTTGGCCAGCCAACCATACTGCAGTGTGGTTGACAGATCCTTACGGGGGAACTCCCATTTTCCGCCATCGAGGGCATAGCCTCTTTCGATGGAATGAGGGCGCCCAGCCATCCGGGCATGCGTCATTATGACTACTGGCCCCATCCAAAGGTAATAGTGCCTCTGCCTGGCTTCGGCTTCATGTTACCCTTTCGGGCGGGCTGGCTGGAATGGAGACGAGGCATGCGGGTCTGGCAGACGGTGATCGCACCCTCGGTGGCATGGCCGTGCCCGCCGGCCGCCCCGCAGCCGGTTCAACTCGTGCTGGTCTTCGGCTCCGTCGCCCGGCTCGACCGGCCGGGCTTCGCCGAGGCGCTCGCCGCCGCCCATCCCGGAGCATTGCTGGCCGGATGCAGCACCGCGGGCGAGATCGTCGGCGATCGTGTGCTCGACGACTCCTGCACCGTCACCGCCATCCGGTTCGACCGCGGCGAGGTCGCGGCGGCGGAGGCCGACATCGCATCCATCGCGGAGTCCGGGCAGGCGGGGGAGGTTCTGGGCAAGGCGCTTGCCGCAAGGCCCGGCCTGACCGGCGTCCTTCTGTTCGCCCCCGGCGTCGCGGTGAACGGCAGCGCGCTGATCGACGGGCTGGTCGACTGCCTGCCGGCGGGCGTGCCGGTGTCCGGCGGGCTGGCGGGCGACGGCGGCGCCTTCGTCCGCACCCTGGTCCTGGGGCCGTCCGGCCTGTCGGACGGGCGGGCGGTCGCGGTCGGCTTCTATGGCGAGTCCCTGCAATTCGGGCTCGGTTCCGTCGGCGGATGGGAGCCGTTCGGGCCGGCGCGCAAGGTGACGCGGGCGGTCGGCAACCTGCTGCTGCAGCTGGACGGGGAACCGGCGCTGAACATCTACAAGCGCTATCTCGGCGACTATGCCCGCGACCTGCCGGCGTCCGGCCTGCTGTTCCCGTTCGAACTGTTGAACCGCAACCATGATTCGGTCGGGCTGATCCGCACCATCCTCGGCATCGACGAGGATGCCGGCGGCCTGATCCTGGCCGGCACGGTGGACGAGGGATATTACCTGCGGCTGATGCATGCCAGCACCGACGGGCTGGTCGACGGGGCGGAGCAGGCCGGCGCCATCGCAGCCGCCGGTAAAGCGGGGGATGGCGGGAAGGATGCCGACGACCGGCTCGCCCTGCTGGTCAGCTGCGTCGGGCGCAAGCTGGTGATGGGCGACCGGGTGGAGGAGGAGGTGCAGGCGGTGGCCGACCGGCTGGGGCCGGGCACGGTGCTGACCGGCTTCTATTCCTACGGCGAGATCGGGCCGATGCGCGACATGCTCGATTGCCGGCTGCACAACCAGACGATGACGGTCGCCCTGCTGACGGAACGCTGACCGCATGCACCGCCTGCTGCAAAACCAGTTCAAGCGCGTGCTGGGCCTGCCCACCGCCGAGGCGGCGGAGCCGGTGCTGGCCGAGTTGCGGGCGCTCGCCGGCAGCGCCGGCCTGTCGCCGGAGGCGGCGCGGGTGCTGGACGGGCTGCCGGCGCTGTTCGCCCGCATCTCGCAAAGCTACGACCAGGCCGACCGCGACCTGACCCTGCGGGCCCGCAGCCTGCAATTGAGTTCGGAGGAACTGGCCGACGCCAACGAGCGGCTGCGGCGCGAGGCGGCGGCCCAGGCCCATGCCATCCACCGGCTGCGCGGCGTCGCCAACAGCCTGTTGCGGGCCGACGGACGCCCGGAACTGCCGGATTCCGCCGACGCCGGCCCGACCGACAGCCTGGAGCGGCTGAGCCAGCTGATGGCCGCGCTGGTGGCGGAGCGTTCCGCGGCGCAGCGGGCGCTGGAGCGGCAGAAATTCGCCCTCGACCAGCATGCCATCGTCAGCATCACCGATCACCGCGGCGTCATCACCTACGCCAACGACAAGTTCTGCCAGATCAGCGGCTTCCCCCGGGACGAACTGCTGGGCAACACGCACCGGATCGTGAATTCCGGCCACCATCCCGCCGGCTTCTTCGCGGAGATGTGGCGCACCATCACGGACGGGCAGGTCTGGCACGGCGAGATCTGCAACCGGACCAAGGCGGGCGAGGAGTATTGGGTCGCCGCGACCATCGTTCCGCAACCGGGCACCGGCGGAAAGCCGCACCAGTACATCGCCATCCGCACCGACATCACCCAGCGCCGGCGGATGGAGGCGGAGCTGGAGGACAGCCGCCGCTTCCTGCAGAGCATCACCGACAGCATGGGCGAAGGCGTCTTCTCGCTCGACCGCAGCGGCTTCTGCACCTTCCTCAATCCGGAAGCCGAACGGCTGCTCGGCTGGCCGCTGGAGGATCTGCGCGACATCACCCTGCACGACGCCGTCCATCACAAGGACGGGATGGGGCGGCCGGTCGCCAAGGAGGATTGCGCGGTGCTGTCCAGCATCCGGCGCGGCGAGATCCACCGCTCGGAGAACGACCATTTCGTCCGGCGCGACGGCACCGTCTTTCCCATCGCCATCACCGCGGTGCCGCTGCGCGAGGACGGTCGCATCGTCGGCTCGGTCACCGTCTTCCGCGACATCACCGAACGCCGGCGCATGCTGACCGCCCTGCAGGAGAGCGAGGAACGGCTGATCGTGGCGCTGGACGCCTCCAACACCGGGCTGTGGGACTGGAATCCGGTGTCGGACTACGCCTATTTCTCCGACCGCTGGCTGGCCATGCTCGGTTATGCCCAGGGCGAGTTGCCGCCCTGCGGCGCCACCTGGCTCGACCTGCTGCACCCCGACGACCGGGAGCGCGTGCTGTCCGCGCTGGAGGAGCATGTCGGCGGCCGGGAGCCGGTCTACGAGGTCGAGTTCCGCATGCGTCACAAGTCGGGCGACTGGGTGTGGATCCTGTCGGCCGGCAAGGTGACGGACCGCGATCCGGCCGGCCTGCCGACCCGCATCACCGGCATCCACAAGGACGTCACCGACCGCAAGCGCACCGAGGACGAACTGGCCCGCGCCAAGGAGGAGGCCGACCGCGCCAACCGGCAGAAAAGCGATTTCCTGGCCAACATGAGCCACGAGATACGGACGCCGATGAATGCGGTGATCGGGCTGAGCCACCTGATGATGAAGACCGAGCTGACGGCCCGCCAGCGCGACTATCTGGACAAGATCCAGGCGTCGTCGCGCAGCCTGCTCGGCATCATCAACGACATCCTGGACTTCTCGAAGGTCGAGGCCGGCAAGCTGGAGATCGAGGCGATCCCCTTCCACATCGGCGACGTGCTGCAGGAGGTGGCGACCGTCGTCCAGCCGCGGTTGCG
Encoded proteins:
- a CDS encoding methyl-accepting chemotaxis protein produces the protein MTIDDRDDTTMPGRQYGETHGQPRGRRLGVRGKLLMAFAGMAGMTVAASGVGLTSFSAVEAPLTQIVGTGLPEMELAKRLSGESSGIAAAAPVLDSAETQAERERAYRQIMGSAKTLAALVDELGGRRPGDARIPDLRAKTQALVATLDKENAAVERRLSVRDTREEKGVGLATSYDAFLAALTPLTDRAGATLRGKGETLDTSTERDMNALGDAVRSLITMYEVRGDLSVSSEALTRAGGAETAFAVTQHQQNYLEAAARMVSATAQVGSRLSKETSDGLDAFFLLGDGADGVFDLRRKALELPADSGERATIRQKIADVLAEAARKQAALLDQMESPLMRLKAEIKLSSVNIRSQTRDSMQDLLGDGLARFRTYLELSTYAAATVGALNEATQAPTEDRLATLEARYAAAAKAMTERLKALQSVGDDGLPKLVRSAEALIGFGMGESSLFALRRSELQAVDENELILAENRQIAQEFAGMIDGQILAMKKEADSAAAGATDALATGRMMLILFAAASLVGAAALAWFVVGRNIVARIGQLSDAMRAIAGGNLNAPIPVAGTDEIGDMTRALMVFRDTANEANAANARAETERSRAAGERRRAMVEMAESFESSVRGVLDRVARAAGEMQDMAQRMSRNAEATTGEASTAASTSQQAEGSVKAVAAATEELSASIQEIGSQVHTSSRIARKAADEAERTDRTVEGLSQSANKIGEVVNLINDIASQTNLLALNATIEAARAGEAGKGFAVVASEVKSLANQTGKATEEISSQIQAMQAVTQDAVDAIRSIAGTIREINEIAATVAAAVEQQSAATREIARNVGEAADGTQHVRRNIDSVARAAAESGESANRVLTASSTVADEVRSLGSQVDSLVDRMRAG
- a CDS encoding FIST signal transduction protein, with the protein product MRVWQTVIAPSVAWPCPPAAPQPVQLVLVFGSVARLDRPGFAEALAAAHPGALLAGCSTAGEIVGDRVLDDSCTVTAIRFDRGEVAAAEADIASIAESGQAGEVLGKALAARPGLTGVLLFAPGVAVNGSALIDGLVDCLPAGVPVSGGLAGDGGAFVRTLVLGPSGLSDGRAVAVGFYGESLQFGLGSVGGWEPFGPARKVTRAVGNLLLQLDGEPALNIYKRYLGDYARDLPASGLLFPFELLNRNHDSVGLIRTILGIDEDAGGLILAGTVDEGYYLRLMHASTDGLVDGAEQAGAIAAAGKAGDGGKDADDRLALLVSCVGRKLVMGDRVEEEVQAVADRLGPGTVLTGFYSYGEIGPMRDMLDCRLHNQTMTVALLTER